From Mytilus edulis chromosome 9, xbMytEdul2.2, whole genome shotgun sequence, the proteins below share one genomic window:
- the LOC139489856 gene encoding melanoma-associated antigen E1-like — translation MDLSSTVALLENIGPSSIEHLLERMDPSSTEPLLERMDPSSTVPFLERMGPSSTVPLLERMSPSSTEPLLERMGPSSTVPLLERMDPSSTEPSLERMGPSSTVPLLERIGPSSTVPLLERMGPSSTDPLLERMGPSNTETLLEIMGPSSTVPLLERMGPSSTVPLLERMCTPSTVPLLERMGSSSTVPLLERIGPSNTVPLLERMGPLITGPLLDRIGPSSTVPLLERMGPSKTVPLLDIYNVVILNKFIEVFDNYLKNFERYAQTIISKHFDGLVHVTI, via the coding sequence ATGGACCTATCAAGTACTGTAGCTTTATTGGAAAATATCGGCCCATCAAGTATTGAACATTTATTGGAAAGAATGGACCCTTCAAGTACTGAACCTTTATTGGAAAGAATGGACCCATCAAGCACTGTGCCTTTTTTGGAAAGAATGGGCCCATCAAGCACTGTACCTTTATTGGAAAGAATGAGCCCATCAAGTACTGAACCTTTATTGGAAAGAATGGGCCCATCAAGTACTGTACCTTTATTGGAAAGAATGGACCCATCAAGTACAGAACCTTCATTGGAAAGAATGGGCCCATCAAGTACTGTACCTTTATTGGAAAGAATAGGCCCATCAAGTACTGTACCTTTATTGGAAAGAATGGGCCCATCAAGTACTGATCCTTTATTGGAAAGAATGGGTCCATCAAATACTGAAACTTTATTGGAAATAATGGGCCCATCAAGTACTGTACCTTTATTGGAAAGAATGGGCCCATCAAGTACTGTACCTTTATTGGAAAGAATGTGCACACCAAGTACTGTACCTTTATTGGAAAGAATGGGCTCATCAAGTACTGTACCTTTATTGGAAAGAATAGGCCCATCAAATACTGTACCTTTATTGGAAAGAATGGGCCCATTAATCACTGGACCTTTATTGGACAGAATAGGTCCATCAAGTACTGTACCTTTATTGGAAAGAATGGGCCCATCAAAAACTGTACCTTTATTGGATATTTATAATGTGgtgattttaaataaatttattgagGTTTTTGACAATTATCTCAAAAACTTTGAAAGATATGCACAAACTATAATCAGCAAACATTTCGATGGGCTAGTACACGTTACAATTTAG
- the LOC139489623 gene encoding ectonucleotide pyrophosphatase/phosphodiesterase family member 5-like, translated as MDGRVFVVFTFMFVSVYSNQVLLVSMDGFRWDYLTKVSTPNFDRLAQNGTKASYINNTFITKTFPCHYTIVTGLYEESHGIIGNKMYDPVFNSTFNMQNYETRWWNGGEPIWVTARRQNLKSATYFWPGSEAEIRGYRPNIWKHYNQSVPFKNRIDTVITWLTDEHIDLVNLYFHEPDATGHAFGPDSPQIIEKVQAMDKILGYLLDKFDSHNLTNKVNLILTSDHGMTTIDTANKVVDITDHVNMSKIQFPVDNGPIMQIQPSLGLIDDVVQSLQNVSHISVFKKEDIPDHWHYRNNRRIMPVFLLADEGWSITTNKRKAASYHGKGAHGYDNRLNSMKPIFLARGPNIKENYTTNTFRSIDIYPMICNILGIQPAPNNGSLTATSSFLITSGTNDASAKIVSFWTFILCTLLVIM; from the exons ATGGACGGACGTGTATTTGTAGTCTTCACATTCATGTTTGTTAGTGTTTATAGTAATCAAGTGTTGTTAGTATCTATGGATGGCTTTAGATGGGACTATTTGACGAAAGTTTCCACACCAAACTTTGATCGCCTTGCGCAAAATGGGACTAAAGCCAGTTACATTAACAACACCTTTATAACGAAGACATTCCCCTGCCATTATACTATTGTCACTG GTCTATATGAAGAAAGCCATGGCATTATTGGGAATAAAATGTATGATCCAGTATTCAACAGCACTTTTAACATGCAAAATTACGAAACGAGATGGTGGAATGGTGGAGAACCTATATGGGTAACTGCTCGTAGACAAAACCTGAAAAGTGCTACGTATTTCTGGCCAGGAAGTGAAGCCGAAATCAGGGGTTACAGGCCAAACATCTGGAAACATTATAACCAATCAGTGCCTTTCAAAAATCGTATTGATACGGTGATAACATGGTTGACAGATGAACACATAGATCTTGTAAATCTGTATTTCCATGAACCAGACGCCACTGGACATGCCTTTGGTCCAGATTCGCCTCAGATTATTGAAAAAGTTCAAGCTATGGATAAGATTTTAGGATATCTTTTGGATAAATTTGACTCGCATAATCTCACGAACAAGGTGAATTTGATATTGACCAGCGATCATGGAATGACAACTATAGATACTGCTAACAAAGTAGTTGACATTACAGATCATGTGAATATGAGCAAAATACAGTTTCCTGTGGATAACGGACCAATCATGCAGATCCAACCTTCTTTGGGACTGATAGATGATGTTGTCCAGAGTCTCCAGAACGTTTCACATATTTCAGTTTTCAAGAAGGAAGATATACCCGATCACTGGCACTACAGAAACAATAGACGCATCATGCCAGTATTTCTGCTTGCCGATGAAGGCTGGTCTATTACAACA aACAAACGAAAAGCAGCATCGTATCATGGGAAAGGCGCACATGGTTATGACAACCGTCTAAATAGTATGAAACCAATATTTCTGGCTAGAGGTccaaatatcaaagaaaattatACAACCAACACATTTAGGAGTATTGATATCTATCCCATGATCTGTAATATACTGGGAATACAACCTGCACCAAACAACGGCAGTCTAACAGCTACTTCAAGTTTTCTTATAACGAGTGGTACTAATGACGCGTCAGCAAAAATTGTTTCATTCTGGACATTTATTCTATGTACACTACTAGTAATAATGTAA